DNA sequence from the Xylanivirga thermophila genome:
ATTAACCGATAAAAAAAATGCCTACCCCTCTCAGTTAAGCGGAGGACAAAAGCAAAGGGTTGCTATTGCAAGGGCTTTGGCCAACAATCCAAAGGTATTATTAAGTGATGAAGCCACATCAGCATTGGATCCTAAGACTACGAAGTCTATTTTAGAGCTCCTTAACAAGATACGCCATGAATTTGGATTGACTATAGTGATGATTACACACCAGATGGAAGTGGTAAAGGACATATGTGATCGGGTGGCCATAATCGAAAATGGGGAGATAATAGAGATAAATACTGTTGAAGAAATATTTAGGCATCCCCAGTCCAAAACTGCTAAGGAATTTATTAGTGACTTAAAGTTTAGCACTGAAGACGAATTTATAAAACCGGATGGTTGCAAAGGCAGGATAATCAGGCTTAATTATCTCGGTGAAAATGCGAAAAAGCCTATTATTTCTCAGATGGTTAAAAGATTTGATATAGATGTAAATATATTATCTGGAAATATCAATGAGATATTGACTACCAGTGCAGGACATTTGATCCTTGAACTCATAGGAGAAGGTGCAGAAATAGAAACTGCAATAGAGTATCTAAAAGATCAAAATGTAGATGTGGAGGTGATGTAAATGGCCGATTTGATCATTTCTTCCCTGCTCGAAACCCTATATATGGTATTTTTCTCCACTATTTTTTCTCTGGTGATAGGATTTCCATTGGGAGTATTGTTGGTAATAACTGAGAAGGGCAATATATGGGAAAAACCTACTCTAAATAGGATATTAAGTGGAGTGATAAATGTACTCCGTTCATTCCCGTTTTTAATACTCATGATATTGCTTTTCCCATTATCTAAGGTTATTGTTGGCAAAACCATTGGTACTACAGCCACTATAATACCGTTAGCTATTGCGGCAGCGCCTTTTGTTGCAAGGGTTATAGAGAGCTCATTAAAAGAGGTGGACAGGGGAGTAATAGAATTAGGCCTGTCTATGGGGGCAACCATTCCTAAGATAATATTCAAAATACTTATACCGGAGGCAATGCCTTCTTTGATTATGGGTATAACTCTGACCATAATAAATCTTATCGGATATTCCGCCATGGCCGGTGCCATTGGAGGCGGTGGACTAGGAGATCTAGCCAT
Encoded proteins:
- a CDS encoding methionine ABC transporter ATP-binding protein — translated: MITINNLSKYFETDTNKIWAVKNVDLHVNRGEILGVIGLSGAGKSTFIRCLNRLEEPTEGQIIIDGVDMTSLSKKELRAKRKEIGMIFQHFNLLLQKTVAENIALPLELSGMARNKIDSRVDELLKYVELTDKKNAYPSQLSGGQKQRVAIARALANNPKVLLSDEATSALDPKTTKSILELLNKIRHEFGLTIVMITHQMEVVKDICDRVAIIENGEIIEINTVEEIFRHPQSKTAKEFISDLKFSTEDEFIKPDGCKGRIIRLNYLGENAKKPIISQMVKRFDIDVNILSGNINEILTTSAGHLILELIGEGAEIETAIEYLKDQNVDVEVM
- a CDS encoding methionine ABC transporter permease, with amino-acid sequence MADLIISSLLETLYMVFFSTIFSLVIGFPLGVLLVITEKGNIWEKPTLNRILSGVINVLRSFPFLILMILLFPLSKVIVGKTIGTTATIIPLAIAAAPFVARVIESSLKEVDRGVIELGLSMGATIPKIIFKILIPEAMPSLIMGITLTIINLIGYSAMAGAIGGGGLGDLAIRYGLYRFEKDIMIVSVIVIILLVQGIQYLGTMLANRVNKK